From the Paludisphaera rhizosphaerae genome, the window CCCGGATTCTTCCGTACCTGGACCAGCAGCCGATGTTCGCCGCGATCAACTTCGCCTCGCCGTTCAACGACCCCGGCAATCGGACGGTGGTGGCGAACAGTCTCTCAACCTTCATCTGCCCCAGCGAGATCAACCGCGACCGTCAGATGACGCCCTACGGCCCTGTCGGAATTACCAGTTACGGGTTCACGATGGGGGACTGGTTCGTCTGGGGAGGGGTCGGCGGCGACCACAACGTCTCCGCGTTCGGTCCCAACCGCTCGACCTCGCCGGCGGCGATCACGGACGGCCTCAGCCTGACGATGCTGGCGGCCGAGGTGAAGACGTATCAGCCGCGCGTCGTCGGCTGCCCGCTGGCCGGGATCGACGACCCTCACGACGTCCCTTCCCCCGACGCCGACCTGTACGAGGTCGCTCCGGAGTTCGCCAGCCCCTGCGCCGCCGGCCGGGTTCTGCCGGTCGGCCACACGGAATGGCCCAACGGCAACGCGACCATGTCCGCCTTCACGACCGCCTGGACCCCCAACAAGCGGACGATGGGGGGGCTCTACAAGGAACACGACCTCGACTTCATGACGCTCCACGAGCGCGAGTTGTCCCCCACGTTCGGCTCGCTGACCGCCCGCAGCCATCACGGCGGCGGCGTCAACGTGCTCCTTGGCGACGGCTCCGTCCGGTTCGTCAGGGACAGCGTCGCCGGCCCCCTCTGGCGAGCGTTGGGCACCATCGCCGGCGGCGAAGTGGTCACCGCCGGCTCCTACTGACCGACGCTCTGCCGCCCGAGCGCCGCACAGTTTCGCCCGGAGCGCGTCACCTCAAAGGAAAAGCCGGGTTTCATACTCCGTGGGAATGTTCCGTCCCGAGGAAAGGAGACGTCGACGATGAGCCGGCTCCGCACGACGGTCGGCGCGATGATTGTCCTGGCGACGACGGCGGCCGCCGCGCCCGCGGCCGATGAAGGCGGCGGTCGAACCCTGCGCGACGTCGCCTATTCCGATGTCAGCCCAAAGACGCGACTGAACGTCGACG encodes:
- a CDS encoding DUF1559 domain-containing protein — translated: MNPKLFPRPGFTLIELLVVISVVGLLIALVLPAVQAAREAARRIQCTNNLKQIGLALNTYESLLGGFPPSQVLAASATGDLAWYSGWSVHARILPYLDQQPMFAAINFASPFNDPGNRTVVANSLSTFICPSEINRDRQMTPYGPVGITSYGFTMGDWFVWGGVGGDHNVSAFGPNRSTSPAAITDGLSLTMLAAEVKTYQPRVVGCPLAGIDDPHDVPSPDADLYEVAPEFASPCAAGRVLPVGHTEWPNGNATMSAFTTAWTPNKRTMGGLYKEHDLDFMTLHERELSPTFGSLTARSHHGGGVNVLLGDGSVRFVRDSVAGPLWRALGTIAGGEVVTAGSY